From the Alphaproteobacteria bacterium genome, one window contains:
- a CDS encoding RNA polymerase sigma factor produces the protein MRSERVRARHGNETSRVQETATDPRRSIEARLTLDAVQAELQSLDPEQRAVLVLVCVEGQSYAQAAATLGVPVGTVTSRLGRARAHLKHVLYDEPGV, from the coding sequence GTGCGGTCGGAGCGGGTTCGCGCACGCCATGGGAACGAGACGAGCAGGGTGCAGGAAACGGCGACAGATCCGCGCCGCAGCATCGAGGCCAGGCTGACGCTGGATGCTGTGCAGGCGGAGTTGCAGTCGCTGGACCCGGAGCAGCGGGCGGTGCTGGTGCTTGTCTGCGTGGAAGGGCAGTCCTACGCCCAGGCTGCCGCGACGCTTGGCGTTCCGGTCGGCACGGTGACCAGCCGGCTGGGGCGGGCGCGGGCGCATCTCAAGCACGTGCTCTACGACGAGCCGGGCGTTTAG
- a CDS encoding patatin-like phospholipase family protein: MFKVLSIDGGGIRGVIPGVLLQYLEEEAGRGIAEMFDLMVGTSTGGILATGLSAPKADDKPRYSAAEMLAFYVERGAEIFHRSLWRGITSVGGATDEQYDHRPLERLLKQYLGDATLAECLVPIVVTSYDIERREPYFFKTRRAREKKDRNHYLRDVARATSAAPTFFEPAVVKGMASNTSRRVLVDGGVFVNNPGMCAYVEAYAHGARHEDIIVVSLGTGTATRRIPYDDAKDWGAIGWIRPIISVMMDGAADAADYQLRQILPDSDAGQDQRYFRFDTDLDLALDDMDAANAGNIQALKDEAQQIVEKQGRELERLLRILCG, translated from the coding sequence ATGTTCAAGGTGCTCTCGATCGACGGCGGCGGCATTCGCGGGGTGATCCCGGGCGTTCTGCTGCAATATCTGGAGGAGGAGGCCGGACGCGGCATCGCCGAGATGTTCGACCTGATGGTCGGCACGTCGACCGGCGGCATCCTCGCCACCGGCCTCAGCGCACCCAAGGCCGACGACAAGCCGCGCTATAGCGCCGCGGAAATGCTGGCGTTCTATGTCGAACGCGGTGCGGAGATCTTCCACCGCTCGCTCTGGCGCGGGATCACGTCGGTCGGCGGCGCCACCGACGAGCAGTACGACCACCGGCCGCTCGAGCGGTTGCTGAAGCAGTATCTGGGCGACGCGACGCTGGCCGAATGTCTCGTGCCGATCGTGGTGACCAGCTACGACATCGAGCGGCGCGAACCCTATTTCTTCAAGACCCGCCGGGCGCGCGAAAAGAAGGATCGCAACCACTATCTGCGCGACGTCGCCCGGGCGACGTCGGCCGCGCCGACCTTCTTCGAGCCGGCCGTGGTCAAGGGCATGGCGTCGAACACGTCGCGCCGCGTGCTCGTCGACGGCGGGGTCTTCGTCAACAACCCCGGCATGTGCGCCTATGTCGAGGCCTATGCGCACGGAGCCAGGCACGAGGACATCATCGTCGTCTCGCTCGGCACCGGCACCGCGACGCGGCGCATCCCCTATGACGATGCGAAGGACTGGGGCGCGATCGGCTGGATCAGGCCGATCATCAGCGTGATGATGGACGGCGCGGCCGATGCCGCGGACTATCAGCTGCGCCAGATCCTGCCGGACAGCGATGCCGGCCAGGACCAGCGGTATTTCCGCTTCGATACCGACCTCGATCTCGCGCTCGACGACATGGACGCGGCCAATGCCGGCAACATCCAGGCGCTGAAGGACGAAGCGCAGCAGATCGTCGAGAAGCAGGGTCGCGAGCTGGAGCGCCTGCTGAGGATCCTGTGCGGCTGA
- a CDS encoding branched-chain amino acid ABC transporter permease, whose protein sequence is MNDSWVGIVNYLVSLGTVGGIYAVVALGLNVQWGFTGLFNAGIAGFYAIGAYVSAILTTPESANHLGGFGLPVAAGWVAAMVAAGLLAWGVGVVCIRLRSDYLAIATIGIAEILRLVLKNELWLTNGPRGIQRIPRPFESLGPPYADLAYLGLIAAIVLLLFLLLQRASASPWGRTMRAIRENDVAAEAVGKNVIRFRLEAFIVGSMLMGLGGAMQAHLTKFIGVEATEPLMTTFLVWVMLIIGGSGNNLGAVFGPLLIWAIWSATELVTAQLPADWITRAAYIRIFLIGLLLQIVLQRFARGLFPERVPKAVRREVGAG, encoded by the coding sequence ATGAACGACAGCTGGGTCGGCATCGTCAACTATCTGGTCTCGCTGGGGACCGTCGGCGGCATCTATGCCGTGGTCGCGCTCGGGCTCAACGTGCAGTGGGGCTTCACCGGCCTGTTCAACGCCGGCATCGCGGGCTTCTATGCCATCGGCGCCTATGTCTCGGCGATCCTGACGACACCGGAGTCGGCGAACCATCTGGGCGGCTTCGGGCTGCCGGTGGCCGCGGGCTGGGTGGCGGCGATGGTCGCGGCGGGCCTGCTGGCCTGGGGGGTCGGCGTGGTCTGCATCAGGCTGCGCAGCGACTATCTGGCGATCGCGACCATCGGCATCGCCGAGATCCTGCGCCTGGTGCTGAAGAACGAGCTGTGGCTGACCAACGGCCCGCGCGGCATCCAGCGCATCCCGCGCCCGTTCGAAAGCCTGGGCCCGCCCTATGCCGACCTGGCTTATCTGGGCCTGATCGCCGCAATCGTCCTGCTGCTGTTCCTGCTGCTGCAACGCGCGTCGGCCTCGCCGTGGGGGCGGACGATGCGCGCGATCCGCGAGAACGACGTGGCGGCGGAAGCGGTCGGCAAGAACGTGATCCGCTTCCGGCTGGAGGCGTTCATCGTCGGCAGCATGCTGATGGGGCTGGGCGGCGCGATGCAGGCGCACCTGACCAAGTTCATCGGCGTCGAAGCGACCGAGCCGCTGATGACCACCTTCCTGGTCTGGGTGATGCTGATCATCGGCGGCAGCGGCAACAACCTGGGTGCGGTGTTCGGGCCGTTGCTGATCTGGGCGATCTGGTCGGCGACCGAGCTGGTGACCGCCCAACTGCCGGCCGACTGGATCACGCGCGCGGCCTATATCCGCATCTTTCTGATCGGCCTGCTGTTGCAGATCGTGCTGCAGCGCTTCGCGCGCGGACTGTTTCCGGAGCGGGTGCCGAAGGCGGTGCGCCGCGAGGTCGGCGCCGGCTGA